One window of the Falco biarmicus isolate bFalBia1 chromosome 2, bFalBia1.pri, whole genome shotgun sequence genome contains the following:
- the CGGBP1 gene encoding CGG triplet repeat-binding protein 1: MERFGVKSAPSRNRSKTALYVTPQDRVTEFGSELHEDGGKLFCTSCNVVLNHVRKSAINDHLKSKTHTKRKAEFEEQNIRKKQRTLTASLQCNSTAQTEKTSVIQDFVKMCLEANIPLEKADHPSVRAFLSRYVKNGSSIPKSDQLRKAYLPDGYDNENQLINTEDR; the protein is encoded by the coding sequence ATGGAACGATTTGGAGTGAAGTCCGCTCCGTCACGTAACCGCTCGAAGACTGCTTTGTACGTAACTCCCCAGGATCGCGTAACTGAGTTTGGCAGCGAGCTGCACGAAGACGGAGGAAAACTCTTCTGTACTTCCTGCAATGTGGTTCTGAATCACGTCCGCAAGTCTGCGATCAATGACCACCTCAAGtctaaaacacacacaaagcGAAAGGCAGAGTTTGAAGAACAGAACATCAGGAAGAAGCAAAGGACTCTGACTGCCTCCCTTCAGTGCAACAGTACTGCTCAGACAGAGAAAACCAGCGTCATCCAGGACTTTGTGAAAATGTGCCTGGAAGCTAATATTCCACTTGAGAAGGCTGATCATCCATCTGTGCGAGCCTTCCTCTCCCGCTACGTCAAGAACGGCAGTTCCATACCCAAGTCAGACCAACTAAGGAAAGCATACCTGCCTGACGGGTATGACAATGAGAACCAACTCATCAATACTGAAGATCGTTGa